Below is a genomic region from Salvelinus fontinalis isolate EN_2023a chromosome 2, ASM2944872v1, whole genome shotgun sequence.
ttataatccCTCAAACTGTAGACTGGTTGTTGCAAACCTGGAGGCACGCATGGTTCACGTGATGACTTTCCCAAGCACCGTTTGATGGATCAAATGGCCGTGACATGCCCACGTGAGAGTGGTCATCACAACCTGCACCACTGGATGTGGCTTTGACCGAAGTCAGCATCCCATCATGGTTGCACTTGCAACTTCAGAAAATGTGCAATATCATCTTTGAAGAAATGGCCAGCACATCATCACAATAATTAGGCATAAACGGTCGGCGTATGCTATCCTTTGAAAGCAAACGTAGAACCAACAACCGCTGCAGCGATTGGAAGGCCTAATCTATTTGCGAAACAGTGTGATTAAACTTTTGGCGACTTATGTAATAATAACATGGAGGACGTAGCTCCAGTTACTTTGTGTCGAGTGAGATTCACCGATTGGCAGTGTATCCTCAATCTGATAATACATTGATGCTGCTCGCCCACCACACACAACTACAATGTGTTGTGTAACACATTTTTAGAACTTTACTCTCATGGCCCAACCAGAATATGATGTATAAAGAATACAAAGCAAAGGGTTCTGCGACCGCCTACTTACCCCGCTGTCCACGAGAAAGTGTGTTAGAAAAATGATCCCGTCAAATTGTAGCCAGACACCAGCCTTAAACCACCAGAACGAAATGTCTTATTGTACAGGACAATCGAGAACTTTTAACCAAACTGTATTTCTAACAATCGGAACTACAGTAACGTTGGCCTACTTCAATGTCGCAATACTATACACACTGACAGCTAGTTGTCCAATTCCACCCGGAGTGCAGGCAAACTTCAAGAAAGCGTTGATTGACATACCTAGGATGCAACAGATGACGAGTACACAATTTCGTCCAATCTTTGTGTGGGATATTGCAAGAGGGCGGGATTAACGCTAAAGGGAGGTTGTGGGCGTAGTGTTTATTGCGCTCGACACGGAGGCTGTTCCGTGTATAACACACTCCCTCCGTTTGTAGGGAAAATTGCATGTACAAGCATGACCTTGCAGCGGGAGAAGAAATAACCCCAACAGAACAGCTGAACTGGAAGTCATCTGAATTACTGGCAGTCactacgtcatcagaagtgtaaTAAGAAGAAATGTGAACAACGTTGATATTTCTGTCTTACCCAAATCAATATATATTCGCCATCGACAAATGCTAACCAAGGGTTTGAAAATAGTTTTATTCTAGTATTTGAAATATAGCATATTAATTATTACACTGAGAAAAATTGGGTCTAGTcttcttcttcatcatcatctATGTAGGCGAAAGCAAAACACTTCAGCAATAATTAAATATTTGATCAACATGTTTACTTGGTTTCATGGGACCTAAGAATTACAGGGTTCTATGCTCCTAAACGTTCACATTTTTCTTGTGTGGCATTGCCCGTCAATTTGAGAGTGGTCATCTGTCAGGTAGCTAACCTTATAGGCCTAGGTCATTATAGTACATTGTGAGACTAATAGCATAATTTGAGTGTCCCTTTTCAGCAGGGAAATAACAAGAGTAGAAACATTACTGAGGTTATCATAATCGTAGCAGGTCAGGTCACATGCTGTGAAAACCAAATTAATATGACCGGTGTCCTGAGATTAGGACTAAACCTATACTAAAATGCATGCTCGATGGAGTTAATCTCACTGTAGCTACAACTCTGGATCCTCTTCCACTCCCAGATTTTCCATTGTTTGTTGTAATCTACGGAGGCAAAGAAACACTGTTGACAATGTTTACTTTCATTACAAACTCACTCACACATTGAAGCAGCATGACTCAAATCTCTATCCCTAATGACCAATAGCTCAAGCACTCTTCTCTTTCATTTACGGTGTTTCACATCATTAGTCAGTGTTTATTATGGAGTAACATCGGCCTATGGAGCAATGTCATTATTTACAATGTGTAGGTTTGAATGGTTTTCAAGGAAAAGTGAACATGTTGGTTTCTTCTTTATGATGCAAATTCATTCAAAGAAAATGAAACGGACTCTGTTTACCCCGGGTGACTAATCTGTTTACCCCGGGTGACTAATCTGTTTACCCCGGGTGACTAATCTGTTTACCCCGGGTGACTAATCTATAATACAGCTGTACTGGGTGCAATTCACATAGCATTGGGTTGAACTTTGACCCATTCAATCATCACAGTGGTAAAGTCTGGTGTAAATCATATATCTTTATTGATATATAAGTGGTTAGACAAAAATAGTAATTTAATTCAACAGAAAAAGCAAGCTTCATTTTTTGATCTGTCATAACAATAGGGAGAGATCATCATCTCGGTTCAGGTGAAAATGGCAGTGCTACGTTCTCTATACTTGTAATCAGGATATGTACAGTATCCTGCAGGGTTGAGCTCAGTTGTCTTTCAAATCCAGACAATTTAGGAAGTACGCTGAAATTCAAATGATCTTAaatgcttttcaattaggaaCATTTGGAATTgtaatttggtttactttctgaatttacTGGAATTTAAATGCAATTGGCCCCAAACTTGGTAACCTGCAGTAGTTTGTCTGATCATTTTACAAAGAGCTGCATATTGACTGACAATGCTGTGAGACTACACTACTGCTTGTATCTCCATTCTCTCCCGAAGAAGGCAGGAAATGCTATTAATCTCCCTGGTTAATTGGGGGAGATGAGGGATGTTTAGAGATGGTGGTAAACTTAGCTCGTGTTTGACAAAAACTTAGTCAATCTTTAATGTATCTGTGTGTTCAGTATTGGCCTTGGCATTTATGTAATGAGAATCCATTTCAGCCTTGAAAAACATTAAGTAAACACAAAATATGAACTGCACAAAGACTTACAGATGTTTGGAGGAATATCTTTGGTTGCTTTTTGACTGgatcatctctccttctctctgcactGACTTCTCCATCCACATGATCACcaactctgtcactctgtctcacacacacacacacatacacacacacacacacacacacacatcctctctctGTGCTCCGTCTCACTCTCCTCAGAGAAAGCACTCTCCTTAATCAGATTCCTGGCTCATTGATTATCCTAATGGTGTTCCACAGAGACCTCCCCTCCCTACCACGGCCCCATCATCAAGGTCGGTCAGACACAGATGGCTATGGAGACATGTAGAAAAGCCTTCTGTAGCACTGTCTTCGAGCCAGGCCCTGTGTGCTTTCAGTCCTTCTGTGCATAGTCTCACTACTTTGTTTTCCAGAGGCATGTCTTGTAGGTAGAGAAAGAACACGAGACAACAGCTTTTAGCTTGTATTGCATTTACTGGTCTTACTTCACGTCAAACTCAAATAATCTATTCTAATCACCATCATCTCCCTATATCAGACCCTTGCCAGACCACACAGGCACAAAAAGCTGACAAGTAATTCAAATAGACAGAGACTGAGGTCCAGGAAcggacatgtatttttttgttcacCTTTGTAACATTGCCACGTCATTCACAATCCCTTGTAATTTGCTGCCGGCACAAACAAAATTGGATAGCACTTACATTTCTGTATGTCACTATAGACTTTCATTTAACTGTCACCTGGCACATTGACATGTGCTGGAGGGGTTCCTACAAGAttctctcctttttctccccaCAATTACAGCACCCAATGCAGTCCAGGTGAAGTGCTGGATATATCCTGTCGTTAGCTGTGGCCATGGTGATTAATTCAATAAGCAAGGCTCTGTCAATCTCAGACAGACTCCTCTTCCAGGAGAGAAGCCTCTGGAGTAACAGTAATGTGGCAGGTTAACACAGTTATGTGTGTCCTTATTACAgcatatatgtacagtacatgtatgaTTCTTGTAGCACTGTGAGCATACATGCATACATTTGTACAATGTGTGTCAGTACAattaaaaatgtttattttttatttttttaatgaacaTTATCATGTAAAAACAGTGAAAAGAGTTAACTTCTACAGAACGATGGCACGAGGAACCTTTGATTAAAAGACTGCTCAAAATGTCATTCTCCTGTCATCAGTGACCAGCCCTAGTAACAACCAGGTAGTTTGGTGGTTACACTGGTAACTAAAAACTGAGAGAAAGATAACTATTTTCCAGATATCACAATATAGTACAACTTAGAAACTTGATGaaacattctttaaaaaaaaggaaGGTAAAACTATGCAACTAAATTCAGATCTCTTTCAAGTCGTCACTAATCCTTCACCCTTCTCGTTCTCCGTTTCAAAACCAAAAAATAGAATCGGTTGCGATCCTGTTTTTTACGTGAAAAAGTTTAGAAATAATTAAAGAGAAGGATTACTTTACACGCCTGGTATCCATCCACCCCATAACATCCTTTAAAGGTACACTAGTTTTTCCCTGATTGGCTCAAGATTGTGGCTGaaacgttacacacacacaaaaatagttCCATTCATGCCAATCAGTGAGTCTTTTCCTCTTCTTTTTAATATTGCATTTGCCGTGACCCTCCCTCTCAGTCCTCCAAAATGAAAACAATTAACCATTAGGGCCACACTGTTGATCAGAAATAAAAGCTTCATAGTGCTCCTTTAAGAAAAGTGAAAACTAGCTTAATCTTTATCCTTATCTTATCTATCTTGCCCTTTCTAAACCTTGACATGTTGACAGAGCTTGTATGCCCTCTCATACAGTAGAAATCTGGCTGCTCAAAATGGCTGTGAGCATTTGTTTAACCGATCTGTAAACTCTTCAGTCAAGGAAAAGACGGTCCCCTGTGTCTCTCCCCATGCACGTTGAAACCATCTTTAGGTGTTTCCAGTGTGTGCTCTTACTCTTCATTTGTCAAAACTTAAATTCTCTGACCTGCACATCACATGACCAGCGACCATCAAATCAGAAAATCTCAAGACACCCcaacactgggcacacactggttgaatcaactttgtttccacatcatttcaatgaaatgacgttgaaccaacgtggaatagatgttgaattgacgtctgtgcccaggggGGATATTTCCATATACACTGTTATGTACTGTATATCCTACGTTAGCAATTATTGGACATCAAATCACAATAGCAACTATTATTCATTCCATTAGCATTGTGGTTATTCTATTTCAAAACAAAAAAATGAACAAAATTATATCAACGAGCAATATCCCAGAATAGATCAACCAGAGTCATTCACAAACTAAAAGACAAGAAAATATGTAAGGAAGAAACAAAAATGCCTGGGTTAAacgctttttttgtttgttttttgtctaGAACAGCAAATACTACATTGAAAGTAATTCCAGATGAGtaatactttttttctctcaaacaATATGTATTTGGGCACatatgactgtaagtcgctttggataaaagcgtctgctaaatggcatattatgttattattatttttattaaaagATTAATAGATTGTGAACATTGTCCCGACCATCCTTATCATGCATGCTGTGTCACTGTCGTCATCAAAATATAGTatgtttctctcctcttctttactctcctcctctgtctcctcatccctctatcaTATCATTCTTCCAATCCCGCTGGGCCCTGTAGACAGAGTTATTTGCTGCTTGTCTTCATGCTTGTCTTCACCACAGGGAGCTTATTCTCCAGCCTGATCAGATGCTCTGCCACCTGGTCCTCTGCCACCTCCAGGAAAGCTGCCATCTCTGGGGTGTCTACTCTCaccagctcctcctcctcttcatccaacTCCAGGACAGCAGCCATCTCTGGAGTGTCTACTACTCTCAccagctcctccacctccacgTCTCCCTCTCCCGCCTGCAGGGCCTCATTCTCGGCCACCTCCACCatctctgtgccctctgtgtgCACCACTTCCACGTCTCCATCACGGAACTTCTTCACGTGGAAGGTGAAGGGCGGCACACGGTACACGGTCGTCTTGGAGCGGGCGTAGACGGTGTGGTCGGGGGTCAGAGACTTCTTCAACATCTCCTTGGAGCCCTTTAGCTTCTCCTTCCGCTCCATGTTGGGGGTCATCTTGTTGCCCAGCTTGCCCATCTTCTTTTCCAGGCTATGCTTGGTCTTCTCTAGCTTGTCGTGGGTCTTCTGCCTGGTCTTCTCCAGGTTATCCCTGGTCTTCTGCTTGGTCTTTTCTAGGTTGTCCTTGGTCTTCTGCgctctcttctccctctgctcTTTGGAGAAGGCCTTCTTGATGTTGTCCACGCGCGCCTTGCTGGAGCGTTTTATCTTCTCCGCCCGGGACTCTTCGATGATCTCCTCGATCTCCACCTCTTCGTCTGAGTTGAAGCCAGTGAGAGCCGCCTCGCCCCCCTCCTCAGGGATCTGCTCCAGCCCCCCTTCCACAGAGCAGCCCTCAGCTACATTCTCTGCCACCTTGGATGACTTTAGAGAGGCTTTAGCGGCCTTATTCTCATCCTGTGAAGACACAAAGGAGAGAGTGGATGAGGTTAGACAACAGGAAGAGTCAACATACAAGATAAGTATGAACGTTTATGTTCGAGGCTCCAGTTAGGGTCATAAAAACTGCAGCAGATCCTGTTTTGCAGCCAGCTGATAGACTAGGACattattacatatttttttattctgtttTACCATTTATATTTGATTTGCTTTCAAGCATAAGTTTGCAAAGAGTATTAAATCTACCTCGTTATATATCAGTACTCTGAGTGAGATAAGATGTTCCCATCCTAATGTGTTCATTCATAGGGAACAATGTGTTCACAGAATGGGATTTgtccaatatatatatacacacattttcAAATTGACTGCATGATTATAGAGATTATATTGAAGTGTCACGTAAAAGCCTGAGGCATAGAAAATGAATGAATATCAATTCATATGAATGTGGGCTCTGAGATGGAAAAGAAATTTGACATTTATGTGTATGATAAATTATTCATCTTCATGGCTTGCCTCAGATATGTATCTTTACATTTATCAGtcgcataaaaaaatatatgaaacaTGACTGCTACTGGTGGCCAGCCCCATCTAGTGGTCATGCAATATAAACTGACCAAGACTCCAAAATCAGCACAGACAATGAAATACTGTCCAGCTAATAGCACAGACTTTCCATATGTACACCAGAATGAATGACTACAATACTTTAAATAAAGTCTGCCTGAAACCTCTGTTTGTATATGAACCTGCAGACTGTGACTGATGTAACATTTAAAAGTGAGAGACTTTAGTCAGATTGAAAATCACACTTCGTCAGCAGTGGGTTGTGGGAAAATAAGTTTAATGGTTAAGTCAAATGTCTAGTTATGCGTTTCCCTACCGGTTGTGTGAGAACCACATCAAAGGGTTAGGTTATGTAATATGCTTCCTGAGATGAGCTTTAAAGAGGTAGGACTACCAGTGACATTTGAAAGGTTGTAGGTATCCAACCTTACACTCACAAAGACTGAAAAGCctattagagagaaagagagacagagagagggagagagtgtgtgtatgcatgagATACACCAGAAGAACATTTACCACAGTTATCGCAATGATTCAACGAGGTAAGAGTGAGCAGTGAGGTAGTTTACCAATAGCAGGAAAGGCTTTTGTGTCTAGTTGGCTCAGTATGCTAGTTTCATTATTTGACACCATACAAACCTGTATGACATGCTCTTTCATAAGCTGTTGGTGATTACACTTATTTTGTGTACTGAACATTTACCAATTACTTTGGCTGAGAAGACCCTGACACTAGTGTCTAGTATaatggcagggtagcctagtggttagagtgttggactagtaccCGAAAGTttacaagttcaaatccccaaggtacaaatctgtcatttttCCCcggaacaggcagttaacccactgttcctaagctgtcattgaaaataagaatttgttcttaactgacaaaCTGAGTGTATGTATAACTGCAAATGTTCTCAATATTTCCAATGGACTGGTTCATACAATCTTGCACCTCCTCCTATGGGACAAGAAAGTTCTAGCAGCCTGTAAGGGGACGCTACATCAGATATGGCATTGTCTGTTCATAAAACCAGTACTTCACACTGAGATTCACAAATACTCACACACAACCCATCTGTCCAAAACATCACTTGACACCTATGCTTCTCTGACAGCTGCCACTCACTCAATGTCTCAGTGATGATGTTTTCACAATGTTAGAGAAATGTTGTATTATTGAATATCCACTGAGGGAGACCAGGAATATGCAGAGGATGTTATCCCTCCCAATTCCCTATGCTAATCCTAGCATACCCCTCTGACCCTGCATCCCATAGAGACAGCTATGTCTTTGTTGTCACTGCCCCGCCCTGTCCCATCGTAGCACTGCTCACATATAACACATACCAtgttgcactgactctatgcacactcataaGACtatgtacactacactacactacactacacacacacccttttaCATCcaacatatgctgctgctactctgttctttaaaTTACTCTTAATATCT
It encodes:
- the LOC129829706 gene encoding caveolae-associated protein 1-like, which gives rise to MADPAGLQKERVALTEVSDDDEEVSLVAAAVQPATDSDEDDLSEEVDLVLATGSGTKSEAQVNGVMVLTLLDKIIGVVDQIQQTQNGLEARQQDMEKSVSCIQGELAKLSKSHTGTANTVNKMLDKVRKVSVNVKTVRTNLEKQAGQIKNLESNENELLKRRHFKVLIYQDENKAAKASLKSSKVAENVAEGCSVEGGLEQIPEEGGEAALTGFNSDEEVEIEEIIEESRAEKIKRSSKARVDNIKKAFSKEQREKRAQKTKDNLEKTKQKTRDNLEKTRQKTHDKLEKTKHSLEKKMGKLGNKMTPNMERKEKLKGSKEMLKKSLTPDHTVYARSKTTVYRVPPFTFHVKKFRDGDVEVVHTEGTEMVEVAENEALQAGEGDVEVEELVRVVDTPEMAAVLELDEEEEELVRVDTPEMAAFLEVAEDQVAEHLIRLENKLPVVKTSMKTSSK